One genomic window of Ilyobacter polytropus DSM 2926 includes the following:
- a CDS encoding LptF/LptG family permease, with amino-acid sequence MKKIDRYITMNFIKSIVLSLFGFINIFILSQLFKVIRYVTEGRFGGVDAIYYIISLLPDIIIKVMPLAVLLGGLMTINKMASSLEIIALKTSGISFKRIITFPILIAFIISCGVYYMNDKIYPESIKKSREIKRGGYEDMELPESRKKAFLRGKDNYVYYAESINRITSTAVNIEILELDSEFEKLTKIITAEKGIYHRENKLWKFENVTVNNLEKKSSYTLPVMQDVRYDDEPERFLAPSVNPKLLTIKEMRSTLGAIKQTGGNSREILMELGDRTSFSFASFVVSFLGLSLGSRYVRGASAVSVAMSVGLGYSYYIVQASMEAISMGGVIHPFIGAWIPNILFLILGIYAMYKAEY; translated from the coding sequence ATGAAAAAAATAGACAGATATATCACGATGAATTTTATAAAGTCTATTGTCCTCAGTCTTTTTGGGTTTATAAATATTTTTATACTGAGCCAGCTTTTCAAGGTGATAAGATATGTCACCGAAGGAAGATTCGGAGGAGTAGATGCCATATATTATATAATCAGTTTACTTCCTGATATCATAATAAAGGTAATGCCTCTAGCTGTACTCCTAGGTGGACTCATGACAATAAACAAAATGGCCAGCAGCCTTGAGATAATAGCCTTAAAGACATCTGGAATAAGTTTTAAGAGGATAATAACTTTTCCTATTTTAATAGCATTTATTATATCCTGTGGTGTCTATTATATGAATGACAAAATATACCCTGAATCTATAAAAAAATCCAGGGAGATCAAAAGAGGGGGCTATGAGGATATGGAGCTCCCTGAAAGCAGAAAAAAAGCCTTTCTCAGGGGAAAGGATAATTATGTATATTATGCAGAAAGTATAAACAGGATAACTTCTACTGCTGTAAATATAGAGATATTGGAATTAGATTCAGAATTTGAAAAACTGACCAAGATTATAACTGCAGAAAAGGGAATATACCACAGGGAAAATAAGCTGTGGAAGTTTGAAAATGTAACTGTAAATAATCTGGAAAAAAAGAGCAGCTATACTTTACCTGTGATGCAGGATGTCAGGTATGATGATGAACCTGAGAGATTCCTGGCTCCTAGTGTAAACCCGAAACTCCTCACTATAAAAGAGATGAGAAGCACCCTAGGTGCTATAAAGCAGACTGGGGGAAATTCCAGAGAGATACTGATGGAGCTAGGGGACAGGACATCTTTCTCCTTTGCCAGTTTCGTAGTTTCATTTCTAGGACTGTCTCTAGGAAGCAGATATGTGAGGGGAGCCTCGGCTGTGAGTGTGGCAATGAGTGTGGGCCTTGGCTATAGTTATTACATAGTGCAGGCATCTATGGAGGCAATAAGTATGGGAGGGGTGATTCATCCCTTTATAGGGGCATGGATACCCAATATTTTATTTTTGATACTAGGTATTTATGCCATGTATAAAGCCGAATATTAA
- a CDS encoding M16 family metallopeptidase codes for MKIEILKLKNGIPVLIENIENLNSVALGIFVKTGAKNELPGEEGVSHLLEHMMFKGTKNKSSKEISETIDNEGGIINAYTSKEMTVYYVQLLSHKLRVGTDILTDIFLNSTFTEESLEREKNVVIEEIKMYEDIPEEKVHDENVRFAVSGSQSNIVLGSMESVKNITREKLVSYFEERYVPSKMVISVAGRVDKDEIMNLLNEGIGNLERDEFEREYDGKMSINSGENIIKRDTNQMHLCFNTKGVSTTDKIRYSVSIISNILGGNMSSRLFQKIREEKGLAYSVYSYNSSFEEGGLFTVYAGTTKENYREVIDMIKDEFEEIKKDGITEEELRKAKNQFLSMLTFGLETSKSRMNRMASSYLIYERVRDLDEIIKEIEGISLEDIKNAASKIFDEKYYSWTILGDL; via the coding sequence ATGAAAATAGAGATACTAAAACTGAAAAACGGAATCCCGGTATTGATTGAGAATATAGAAAACCTCAATTCAGTGGCCCTTGGAATTTTCGTAAAAACCGGAGCTAAAAATGAACTCCCAGGAGAAGAAGGGGTATCCCATCTACTAGAGCATATGATGTTTAAGGGAACAAAAAACAAAAGCTCTAAAGAGATATCTGAGACTATAGACAATGAAGGCGGTATAATAAACGCTTATACAAGTAAAGAGATGACGGTATATTATGTACAGCTTCTTTCTCACAAGCTAAGGGTGGGGACAGATATTCTCACAGATATATTTTTGAACTCAACTTTTACAGAAGAAAGTCTAGAAAGAGAAAAAAATGTAGTTATAGAAGAGATAAAAATGTACGAAGATATTCCTGAGGAAAAGGTTCATGATGAAAATGTGAGGTTTGCAGTAAGTGGAAGCCAGTCAAATATAGTCCTAGGAAGCATGGAAAGTGTAAAAAATATAACAAGAGAAAAACTTGTTTCTTATTTTGAGGAAAGATATGTTCCTTCAAAAATGGTGATATCTGTGGCAGGGCGTGTAGATAAAGATGAAATAATGAACTTATTGAATGAAGGAATAGGAAATCTAGAAAGAGATGAATTTGAAAGAGAGTATGACGGAAAGATGTCTATAAACTCTGGGGAAAACATCATAAAAAGAGATACAAACCAGATGCATCTTTGCTTTAATACAAAGGGAGTGTCCACAACTGATAAAATCAGATACTCAGTTTCTATAATCTCAAATATACTAGGCGGAAACATGAGCTCGAGACTTTTTCAGAAAATAAGAGAAGAAAAAGGTCTGGCTTATTCTGTATACAGCTATAACTCATCTTTTGAAGAGGGGGGACTCTTTACAGTGTATGCAGGAACCACCAAGGAAAACTACAGAGAAGTCATTGATATGATCAAAGATGAATTTGAAGAGATCAAAAAAGACGGTATAACTGAGGAAGAGCTGAGAAAGGCTAAAAATCAGTTTTTGAGTATGCTTACCTTCGGACTTGAGACAAGTAAATCTAGAATGAACAGAATGGCCAGCTCTTATCTAATCTATGAAAGAGTAAGGGATCTAGATGAGATAATAAAAGAGATAGAAGGCATAAGCCTAGAAGATATAAAAAATGCTGCATCTAAAATTTTTGACGAAAAATACTACTCTTGGACAATATTGGGAGATCTATAG
- the dut gene encoding dUTP diphosphatase, which yields MEKIEVKILKENGVTLPKYMTEGASGMDVCAYMDEPVTLKPLERDLIPTGIKMEIPYGYEVQVRPRSGLAIKHGITLLNTPGTIDSDYRGEIKVIVVNLSNEEYKIEPGERIGQLVLQKVYQMKFNQVDSLGETERSGGGFGHTGKK from the coding sequence TTGGAAAAGATAGAAGTGAAAATTCTCAAAGAAAACGGGGTAACCCTTCCTAAATATATGACAGAGGGGGCATCTGGAATGGATGTCTGTGCTTATATGGATGAGCCTGTGACACTAAAACCCCTAGAAAGAGACCTTATACCTACAGGGATAAAGATGGAGATACCCTATGGTTATGAGGTACAGGTAAGGCCAAGGAGCGGACTTGCCATAAAACACGGAATAACCCTTTTGAATACCCCTGGGACTATAGATTCAGACTATAGGGGGGAGATAAAGGTAATAGTTGTAAACCTGAGCAACGAAGAGTATAAGATAGAGCCTGGAGAGAGAATAGGGCAGCTTGTTCTTCAAAAGGTATACCAGATGAAATTCAACCAAGTGGACAGTCTAGGAGAGACAGAAAGAAGCGGCGGCGGATTCGGCCACACAGGGAAAAAGTAG